TGGGCGAGGGCGAGTGCATCGATCTGGTCGCGTCCATCATGGACTGGGAGCACGTGCGGCACATCCCCGTCGAGGATGCGCAGCACCGGCTGGTGGGCATCGTGAGCTATCGCAAGTTGCTGCGCGTGCTGACCCACGAACGTTCTTCGAAAGACCCCGCCGCGATGCCGGTGTCGGAGATCATGGTCCGCGACCCGGTCACGGTCGCGCCCGATACGCCCACGCTCGAGGCCATCCGCCTGATGGGCGAGCACCGCGTCGCGTGCCTGCCGGTCGTCGAGAACGAGCGGCTCGTCGGCATCGTCTCGGATCGCGACTACGCCAAGATCGCCCGCACGCTCCTCGAGCGGGCCCTGCGCGAGACCCCGAGGGCATGATCGCCGCCGACCCGCAGGGCGTGGACGCCTGCGGCATGGAACGTTGCATCGCCGACCACGCGTCGCCACAGCCGGGGCCGACGCTGATCGTCGTCGGCGGGTTGCACGCCAATGAGCCAGCGGGCATCGAGGCGGCAAAGCGGGTGCACGACAGGCTCGAAGATCAAAGCCTCTCGTACCAGGCCGGGCGATTGGTCTCGCTGCGCGGCAATCTTGCGGCGCTCTCGATCGACGCGCCAGAGCCATGGCTGCGCGATCGATACATCGACCGCGACCTCAATCGCCTGTTCCACGGTTTCGATGATGGCTCCAGCGACGCATCGTCCGAGCACCGCGAGCGAGCACAGCTCATCGAAGAGCTGCGACGACTGGCTACGCAGGCCCACGGCGCCACCTACCTGCTCGACCTGCACACGGTCTCGAGCGACAGCCCGGCGTTCGTCGCGCTCGAAGACTCGCTGCCCGCCCGTCGATTCGCCGCAGGCCTGCCGCTGCCCAAGATCCTGGGCCTCGAAGAGGAACTGGCCGGCCTGATGATCGACTACGCGACCAACGAGCTTGGCTGCGTGTCGTGCATCGTCGAGGCCGGCCGGCACGACGACCCTCGGTCCAGCGACGTGCACGAGGCGGTCGTCCTGCTCGCCATGGCGAGCCTCGGGATGCTTCCGCGATCCGTGCGCACCACGGCGGGTGAGGTGCCGTACGACGTGGTCGAGCAGGCCGCCGGTGGGCGGGCGGGCCACTTCTACGACGTTCGTCAACGCGTGGGGATCGGCC
This Phycisphaerales bacterium DNA region includes the following protein-coding sequences:
- a CDS encoding succinylglutamate desuccinylase/aspartoacylase family protein, whose product is MIAADPQGVDACGMERCIADHASPQPGPTLIVVGGLHANEPAGIEAAKRVHDRLEDQSLSYQAGRLVSLRGNLAALSIDAPEPWLRDRYIDRDLNRLFHGFDDGSSDASSEHRERAQLIEELRRLATQAHGATYLLDLHTVSSDSPAFVALEDSLPARRFAAGLPLPKILGLEEELAGLMIDYATNELGCVSCIVEAGRHDDPRSSDVHEAVVLLAMASLGMLPRSVRTTAGEVPYDVVEQAAGGRAGHFYDVRQRVGIGHAEFAMQPGAIAFMPVAAEKTVLAVEDTRPVTASAGGLLFLPNRQASTRVGDDAFFVIARVGRVWLSMSAWLRRHAWVHRWAPRLLPGVRAREGEPHAIVVAPEYAALLRREVLHLLGYRLVRWTHAPYVSLPRRISGVAAGLCRALAGLVRFAPLGGERAALPEERPTDWIARRHRLDVTPRPRVEEGSQP